TGACAGCGGGGGAACAGGGGCAGTAATGAGAATAAaaatatctgcagtactacttgtGTATCACTGTAGATAACGGTCCAAAATCGGGGTGGCAGATTCTTTTTGCCTATTGTACTGTATATACCCTTATTTACAGCTCACATAAAGTTGAATGCCCATATAGTAAAATGGCATCGGTttatcctccatgtcttttttatttagCATTTGATGCCCTGCTGTCGTGTACAATTGTTTTTTTTAgtaaaaatgaatgaaaaacaGATCATCCACTCTAGGCATTATTAGTCCCTTGTGAAAGAAACATGAAGTTTATGGTTTGCAGAGGACAGACATTATATTTTGCCTTAAAGACTATGGATACCTTtgcattaatattttttattgaatTGAATCTATTATGTTATACGTTTATTTTACTTGGTTGTCAGTGTTAGGTTACTTTCTCATATCTGTTTAACTGATCCTCTGCCGTAACAGCCTGCGGGAGTTCACTGTATTCGGCATAGCCAGATACTGTCCTTGACCCCTTTGACAGTAATAGGATCAAGCTGGGATCCGGACGGTTTTTGGCATGAGTGCCAGGTTTTGACCAGACAAAAAACTATGCATACTACTATGGAGCTGAACAGGAAAACACATGCACATAGTCTGCAGTCTTTGTGAGCACAGGAAGAATGGGGGCATCAGCTGAGTAAGGGACTGATAAGTATTTACCTAATGATCTTCCTTCCACATGGCAGAAGAAAGACATTTTTTAATAACTCAGagagaacccttttaaactatacatttacacacattGAGTTGCATAATGAGCTTTTGACATTATATTTTGTTTTCtaaagcactatgggggagatttatcagaatGGTGTAAagtattgcccatagcaactcatcatcttcaacctttcattttccaaaggatctgtgaaaaatgaaaggtggaatctgattgagttgctatgggcaaataagccagttctactttacaccagtttgctaaatctccccctatatttttattatttttatatgcacAGATGCTTATGGCATCAGAATTTTCTTTCTGCTTTCTTTTATCCCACAGAACACTCAACAAATCTGAACAGATGGAGAAACTAAATCAGACGATGGTGACATTTTTCTTTATCAAAGGGATCTCAGATGTTCCTGAGCTTCAAGTTCCCATCCTTCTTCTGGTCGCCCTCATTTATCTCATGACTCTTGGGGGAAACATGACCATTCTTCttttggtctgcctggaccatcaTCTCCATACTCCTATGTACTTCTTCTTGGTTAATTTGTCCATTGTTGACATGTGTTCTTCCACGGTTACTTTACATACCATGCTTCTCATAGGAATAACTGGCAACAGAACCATCTCCTATCTAAGATGCATAGCCCAGATCCATTTCATGGGATGGTTTATCAATGAGGAACTGTTGTTCTTGACGGTCATGAGCTATGATCGATATGTGGCTATCTGTAACCCTTTGAGATACAGAATGATCATGAACCAAAGAATGTGTGCCTTGTTGGCATCTGTATGTTGGGTACTTGGTGTTTTAGAAATAACTCCTTATGTTGTTTTGGTCACAGGTTTTTCATGTTATAATTCCAATGTAGTCAACCATTTCTTCTGTGATCTTTTGCCTGTTATAAAACTCTCCTGCAGTGACACTTCAGTATTGCAGACCTTGTTCATTGTGGAGGGAGCAGTTATTTTGACTCTTGTCCCTTCCTTATTAAAAGTCATTTCATATGTTTTTATTATAACCACCATCTTAAAGATCCGTACTAGCAATGGGAGAAGGAAAGCTTTCTACACATGTTCCTCACACCTCACAGTGGTCATCTTGCTCTACACCACATTAATCTATCAATATCTGAGGCCTATATCACCTGATAGCCTGGAGAACAATAAGTTGTTTTCTCTGATCAACACGGGTGCTGTTCCTGTGTTAAACCCTCTTATATACAGCTTGAAGAATAAAGATGTCAAAGCAGCTTTCCGGAGAAAAGTTCATTCTTTCATAGATAAAGTTACATAGCTAAGTGTAACTCAACTCAAAACCTAAAAAGTTCAAGTGGGACTGCAACAAGCCACAATATCCCACCACAACATAAGGCATCCTTGTAGGAGATTTGGTAGCTGAGATCTATGATGCTGTTGGACAAGGTTTTCACAAGACAAACCAGTGACTCTACAAGGTCAAAAAGACATTGACAATCAACTCCCTATATCTTTTAGGCCTTTGTAAGTCTGATATCTGGGTTGAGTGGGATGTTGGGTTTCATTGCAATAGTCAAAGCCAATTTCCAGGTTTTGAGTAGAGGCAAGCTATAAGGTGGAACCCCCATTAGTAATCTTGATATGGCCTTCTAGAGCTAGTTTCACATAAGGGTTAAAACTATCCTCCAGGCTGTTCCTAAAATGGGACCGATGGGGATCCGGAATGTTTCTGGCATGAGTGAGctgttttttgtctggccgaattCTGGCACTTATGCTGAAAACAGGCCAGATCCCAGCTGGGTCTCAATATGGTCAAGGTTATATCAGGCTAGACTTGATATGATAAACTCcatcaggctgttcctctgccagaaaaGGTTGCTGGATGGTTTTAATGCAagtatgaaactagcctaaataAGCTATCTGTTGGTGTATTCTAGTTAGTAACAGCAGCAGATGTCCATCATGCTGTATAACTCTCCTGTACCCCATCAGATTATGTATGTTGATTTCCCACTGAGTTGATCACATTCACTGACGCTGCTTCCTATAGTAAAAAACCGATGTGACTTCAGCAAGCAATGTGGCAGCCAGAGGAAGGGTTCAAGTATTAAAAATATCAGGTTACATTTCTCACTGGCTAATAATGCAAATAAATGGCATGTATATTGTACTGTAGATCTGATCAATTCAACATAAAGAAACACTAATTATATGAAATAATAGGCCCTCTCGCAACTATCACCTTAGGCCTTCACATTATTATCCCCATAGACTCTCGAGATGATATATCAACATATGCCCTCACActtctacatactgtatataaagtcTTACATCACTATGCCCATAAGTTCTCACATTACTATTATCGTAGACCATCATATAATTATCATCATAAACCCTCAAACTCCTATCACCTTAGGTCTTTACATTATTATCACCATAGGCcctaacactactatcagcatagaTCCTTCTATGACTTTTGATAAGGGGTCTCACACCTCTGTCACCATAATACCTTACACTGTTGTCACTATCGGGTCTTATACGGCTCTCACCATAGATCCTCACACTACTATCAATACAAGCCTTTGCACTTTTATCATCAAAACCTCTCACACTAATATCACCTTAGGAGCTCACACTATTACTACCACAGGCCTTTACACTAATATCATCATCATCTCTAGAACTAGTGTCACCATAGGACCTTATACTACTATCACTATAGACCCTCACCCCATTATCAAAATAGATGCTAACACTGCAATCAATAAAAGGCCTCAAACTTCAATCACCATAAACACTTACATTACTATTGGATCTCATACTGCTACCACCATAGatcctcactttactctcattACAGGCCCTTGCACTTCTATTGTCAAAAGCTCTCCCACTGCCATCACCTTAGGCCCCTAAGCTATGATCACCATCAGCTCTAGGAATAGTATCACCATAGGCTTTCATTCTACCACCATCATAGGCCCTCACATTGCTATCACTGTAGTTCCTCACTCTTCTTTACTATCACCATAGGACCTCATATTACTAGATTCACACTAAATAGATGTATTCCAGCTAACTCTTCTGACTGCCTCAATTTGCCCCTTGTAATGGTTATCTAAGCTCCAGTGaaactaaaggcccctttacatgggtTGATTACTGGGAATAAACATTCATAGGAacgataattgccctgtgtaaagttGTCGTCAACCACCCGATAGACAAGCGAATGCTCACCCAATGGGTGGAAGTATTGTTGATACTTATACCAATATTATCATTTCCGGGCAGGTGATCTTTCTGTGTAAACAGGGTTCTGCTGCCCAAAATGAATGAATCTGTGATCGCACTAGCAATCTCTTTTGTTCCCATTCAGCAGAAATGATTGCTGCATGAAAATGATGCCTTCACCTTCTCTGATGTGcctgcaattattgggaatgaatagTTAGTTACAGACAGTTGCCTGCACAGTTGGCGGAGTAGATCATAGATTGAACTGGTTCCTCATACTACTTCATTGGAGAAGTCTGTTTAATTACTTTTTGGACACTACTATACAACTTTACTCCTATCATACTATGAGCAGATAAAAACTTATTGAATTATGTGAACTATTGCTTGGATGACATGCTATGTAGCCCAGCTGTTTTTTGGACAATTTATGAGAAAACTGCATGAGCACCATGTGACCCTGCTAAATGGAAACTACTAGTCTATATGGCACTATTGTTTGGACTTGACTATACTGACAGCACTTTCTTGAGGATGTAATAAACCTTATTTCATTTCTGTAAGGACTCTGCTTTCTAGCACCAATTTTTCTAAAAGTCCCTGGCAATCTCAACTGAGGCTGTatctttacactttttgtgggatTGTGTTCTGCACTGAactggccaaaaatactgattaaaaatgcttccgttatcaCAAGTATTTGCCATATATTTTGTTGATCCATGTCTTCACCAGTTATGACCATCTTACTTTGCCATTATCAATTGTCattcatttgttgatcacataggGCTCATACATATAGTAATGTACCATAACATTGAGAGTTCATATGAATTTATATTATGGAGCTTATGTACCTAAGCATTGAGAGGTGCCCTCAGTAGACACTAAGTGGGTTCATTTTTTAAGACCAACGTTTTACCACACTGGTCTTAAGTGTCTCTGTACCCCTGGAGGAAGTGCTAAAGTTATTTGGAGGTGCTTCCTACAGCAGGCCGTGCAATAATCTTAAGTCCACACCAGCTCTCTTTCTGGCAAAGATTTAAGCCACTTTCTGTGCCAAAAActagcatagaaaatgatgaatgagagggGCTGGCCAGCCGACCCTCTTCACCGCCCACATCCTGTTTTCTCGACCTGTCGGAAaagtggcgtgagcagggaaaaagtCTCAGATTTTGCCACAAAATGGTGTGCAACACTATTGTGTGACAAAAGTGGCGTATATAAGTTAATAAATGAGCTTCTGTATTCTTCGAAAGAAACAATGCTTCGAGGGGAAAataacattatatatactgcatgCTTTGAGGTatacaacaattttttttcccttacagatTCTAATGAAATCTATGAGAAGAAAACTTCCATGGTCCTCCTAGTAAAATCATAGGTATGTTGAGGTACAATATGGGAACTCAGAATTCAACAGGCACTATATTACGTGCCACACAGAGATCTACAATACAACCATGAGTatgaagaaaaaatgtggggggttgagtcagcacaacccgtatgtgtggccgtcatggcccataaacaggtaggaactagggttagggaccactcaaatgagacgaccttgacgcggtgagtggcttattacgctttggccaaaatgtacaccaatgtctcatccagcatggaggcagggcagagtgctggatgtagtgtgcgatcacatttgcattttccgtaacCATGAGTATGAACCTGAAACATTACACTGAATTCAATGGGAtggtggattaaaaaaaaaagctaaggcaGAAATCATCATTCTTCTTTGGCATTCATTGGTTCAACCTATCATTCCTTTGATTAAATTAGTTTCCCTCCCCATCACAACTAAAAACTATTTTGAAGTCTATGAGGTCATCTGATTTGGAGATTTGGTGAAAGTGCATTGACATTTCCAGATGTTGGTCCATATCATCTCTATTTGAATCATTAGGAATAAATACTATTAGTAATATGTTGGATTTTACTGGCTTCCCTGTATGAGTTAATCACATATACATTGCACCTAATTAACAGATCATTACTTGTTGTATTCCTCCAGACAGTTCCATTGCTTCCAATTAACCTGTTGTCTCTACAAACTAATGTATATTTCAGTTGCATGTGACAACAGACCAATTAACTCCTTAACTTCAGTCTTTAACTTTGGCTTGAGATGTAACTAATTCCTCGGTGTCTCGTTAAAATTAGCATGTTTGCAAGCTATGACTTTTAAGGGATATAGCCATATAAATTACCAGTGCTTAACCAATATGTTATgtatagtgatgatcgagcaatcTCAGAATCTCGATGCtttgcacatggcggtattcggccgaataccccatgtgctcgagcgcaatgctcgagtctccaccTCACACGTTTATGGGCTGCTACGCATCCAATAAACGTGCagttaagtactgccctcactgtaatgccgtagccatgttggctgctggcattacagtaattggctgtctggaacatgtcatcgggtgctatacagcacccgatgacgcctgttcggctcattcttaatcagagagagctgtgctgaggaagggacagacagtgtagggagtgaaataggaataattttattagaaaagacttttcagagatccaaaagtacgttaagcaccaccctgtcttccactaagtccagtctcagtagccaagagtcttctcaacccaatcctcaccctgatcctccttcctccaaccatggagagtctgggcaaacaagtgataccacgctcggatattccgaggagctcttttcagcaccattccttgatttggccctctcgccaagcatgcttgaagagggacagatcttgtgccattattcccaaactcttgagcatccacattcacaagaagatgatggtggggaatggcaattgctgtttaatgaggtggatgatgatgagacacagttgccaataactcaatggcaattactgtctcaagaggttgatgaagaggatgagacacagttgtcaatcactgaggtagtggttaggtcaacaagtcaggaggatgagcagagtgaggaagtggaagaggaggtggtggacgatgaagtcactgacccaaactGGGAAGGTAGAAAGTCGAGCTACGAAAGAAGTACAGAGGGGGAGTGATcttctgcaccgcaacaggctggaagaggcaatggggagtcaaaaagggagaaggcgggccacactaaCCAGGCCTGTTGCCCGGAGCACATCCTTGCGgaaatctctcttgccaaggggtaggtgttccgcagtctggcgcttttttgaggaaagtgcggacaacaaaagaattgtaattttcaatctgtgccatacaaaaatgagcaggggcatgaacactagcaacctcaccaccaccagcatgatccaccacgtggcatcaaagcaccgtaataggtgggccataCGCCTGggaccacaatctgtgtctgcggctcACAACACTgcgtcctcttcccctgtgttacctgctggccaatcccctatcCAAGACGCAGGCCGGAGGCCTCCCGcccagcaccatcagtgaccacatccacttccgtgtcccagcacagcatcaaaatgtccttaccccaggcatttgaacgcaagcgcaaatacccagccacccacccacaggccatagcactaaatgtgcagctttctaaattactggctttg
The Bufo bufo chromosome 8, aBufBuf1.1, whole genome shotgun sequence genome window above contains:
- the LOC120978165 gene encoding olfactory receptor 998-like, coding for MEKLNQTMVTFFFIKGISDVPELQVPILLLVALIYLMTLGGNMTILLLVCLDHHLHTPMYFFLVNLSIVDMCSSTVTLHTMLLIGITGNRTISYLRCIAQIHFMGWFINEELLFLTVMSYDRYVAICNPLRYRMIMNQRMCALLASVCWVLGVLEITPYVVLVTGFSCYNSNVVNHFFCDLLPVIKLSCSDTSVLQTLFIVEGAVILTLVPSLLKVISYVFIITTILKIRTSNGRRKAFYTCSSHLTVVILLYTTLIYQYLRPISPDSLENNKLFSLINTGAVPVLNPLIYSLKNKDVKAAFRRKVHSFIDKVT